The following coding sequences lie in one Lelliottia jeotgali genomic window:
- a CDS encoding S-adenosylmethionine synthetase, protein MAKHLFTSESVSEGHPDKIADQISDAVLDAILEQDPKARVACETYVKTGMVLVGGEITTSAWVDIEEITRNTVREIGYVHSDMGFDANSCAVLSAIGKQSPDINQGVDRTDPLEQGAGDQGLMFGYATNETDVLMPAPITYAHRLVQRQAEVRKNGTLPWLRPDAKSQITFQYDDGKIVGIDAVVLSTQHSEDVALKTLQEAVMEEIIKPVLPAEWLNASTKYHINPTGRFVIGGPMGDCGLTGRKIIVDTYGGMARHGGGAFSGKDPSKVDRSAAYAARYVAKNIVAAGLADRCEIQVSYAIGVAEPTSIMVETFGTEKISTEQLTLLVREFFDLRPYGLIQMLDLLHPIYKETAAYGHFGREHFPWEKTDKAALLREAAGLK, encoded by the coding sequence ATGGCAAAACACCTGTTTACGTCCGAGTCTGTATCAGAAGGGCATCCTGATAAAATCGCTGACCAAATCTCCGATGCAGTGCTGGATGCGATCCTGGAACAGGATCCTAAAGCGCGCGTGGCGTGCGAAACCTATGTCAAAACTGGCATGGTTCTGGTGGGTGGTGAGATCACCACCAGTGCATGGGTTGATATCGAAGAGATCACCCGTAACACCGTGCGTGAAATCGGCTACGTGCATTCTGATATGGGCTTTGATGCCAACTCTTGCGCCGTTTTGAGCGCAATTGGCAAACAGTCCCCGGACATCAACCAGGGCGTTGATCGTACCGATCCGCTTGAGCAAGGTGCTGGCGACCAGGGCCTGATGTTTGGCTATGCGACCAACGAAACCGACGTTCTGATGCCTGCGCCAATCACTTACGCTCACCGTCTGGTGCAGCGTCAGGCAGAAGTGCGTAAAAACGGCACGCTGCCGTGGCTGCGTCCGGATGCAAAAAGCCAGATCACTTTCCAGTATGACGACGGCAAAATCGTCGGTATCGACGCGGTTGTACTGTCGACTCAGCACTCCGAAGACGTTGCGCTGAAAACACTGCAGGAAGCGGTGATGGAAGAGATCATCAAGCCAGTTCTGCCTGCAGAATGGCTGAATGCCTCTACCAAATACCACATCAACCCGACTGGCCGTTTTGTGATCGGTGGCCCAATGGGCGACTGCGGTCTGACCGGGCGTAAAATCATCGTTGATACCTACGGCGGCATGGCGCGTCACGGTGGCGGCGCGTTCTCCGGTAAAGATCCGTCTAAAGTTGACCGTTCTGCGGCGTACGCGGCGCGTTATGTGGCGAAAAACATCGTCGCTGCGGGTCTGGCCGATCGCTGTGAAATTCAGGTTTCCTACGCTATCGGCGTGGCAGAACCGACGTCCATCATGGTCGAAACTTTCGGTACCGAGAAGATCTCTACCGAACAGCTGACTCTGCTGGTGCGCGAGTTCTTCGACCTGCGTCCATACGGCCTGATCCAGATGCTGGATCTGCTGCACCCAATCTACAAAGAAACCGCAGCATACGGTCACTTTGGTCGCGAACATTTCCCATGGGAAAAAACCGACAAAGCCGCTCTGCTGCGTGAAGCTGCCGGTCTGAAGTAA
- a CDS encoding Arabinose-proton symporter, producing MPDNKKQGRTSNKAMTFFVCFLAALAGLLFGLDIGVIAGALPFITDEFQISPHTQEWVVSSMMFGAAVGAVGSGWLSYRLGRKKSLMIGAILFVAGSLCSAAAPNVEVLIISRVLLGLAVGVASYTAPLYLSEIAPEKIRGSMISMYQLMITIGILGAYLSDTAFSYSGEWRWMLGVIIIPAILLLIGVFFLPDSPRWYAAKRRFHDAERVLMRLRDTSAEAKHELDEIRESLKVKQTGWALFKENSNFRRAVFLGVLLQVMQQFTGMNVIMYYAPKIFELAGYTNTTEQMWGTVIVGLTNVLATFIAIGLVDRWGRKPTLTLGFLVMAVGMGVLGTMMHVGIHSATAQYFAVGMLLMFIVGFAMSAGPLIWVLCSEIQPLKGRDFGITCSTATNWIANMIVGATFLTMLNTLGNANTFWVYGGLNLFFIVLTLWLIPETKHVSLEHIERNLMKGRPLREIGASN from the coding sequence ATGCCTGACAATAAAAAACAGGGGCGTACGTCCAACAAGGCGATGACATTCTTTGTCTGCTTCCTCGCAGCCCTGGCAGGACTTCTTTTCGGCCTGGATATCGGCGTCATTGCCGGTGCTTTACCCTTCATCACCGATGAATTTCAGATTAGCCCGCACACCCAGGAATGGGTGGTGAGCTCCATGATGTTCGGTGCGGCAGTCGGTGCCGTCGGCAGCGGCTGGCTCTCCTATCGCCTCGGGCGTAAAAAGAGCCTGATGATCGGCGCGATTCTGTTTGTTGCCGGTTCACTGTGCTCCGCCGCTGCGCCTAACGTCGAAGTGCTGATTATATCCCGCGTACTGCTCGGTCTGGCGGTCGGCGTGGCGTCGTATACCGCCCCGCTTTATCTGTCGGAAATTGCCCCGGAGAAAATTCGCGGCAGCATGATCTCCATGTACCAGTTGATGATTACCATCGGTATCCTCGGCGCATACCTGTCTGATACCGCGTTCAGTTACAGCGGCGAATGGCGCTGGATGCTGGGTGTGATTATCATCCCGGCGATTTTGCTGCTGATCGGCGTCTTCTTCCTGCCTGACAGCCCGCGCTGGTATGCCGCCAAACGCCGCTTCCACGACGCGGAACGCGTGCTGATGCGCCTGCGTGATACCAGTGCCGAAGCCAAACACGAACTCGATGAAATCCGCGAAAGCCTGAAGGTCAAACAGACCGGTTGGGCGCTGTTTAAAGAGAACAGCAACTTCCGTCGCGCGGTATTCCTCGGCGTACTACTCCAGGTGATGCAACAGTTCACCGGGATGAACGTCATCATGTACTACGCGCCGAAAATCTTTGAACTGGCGGGCTACACCAACACCACCGAACAGATGTGGGGGACGGTGATCGTCGGTCTGACCAACGTGCTGGCAACCTTTATCGCCATCGGTCTGGTCGACCGCTGGGGTCGTAAACCGACGCTAACCTTAGGCTTCCTGGTGATGGCTGTCGGGATGGGCGTGCTGGGCACCATGATGCATGTGGGCATTCACTCCGCGACCGCGCAGTACTTTGCCGTGGGGATGCTGCTGATGTTTATCGTCGGTTTTGCGATGAGTGCCGGTCCGCTGATTTGGGTCCTGTGTTCCGAAATTCAGCCGCTGAAAGGGCGTGATTTCGGTATCACCTGCTCAACCGCGACCAACTGGATCGCCAACATGATCGTCGGCGCAACTTTCCTGACCATGCTCAATACGCTCGGCAACGCCAACACCTTCTGGGTGTACGGCGGTCTGAACCTGTTCTTTATTGTTCTGACTCTGTGGCTGATTCCTGAAACTAAACACGTTTCTCTGGAACATATCGAACGTAACCTGATGAAAGGTCGTCCGCTGCGCGAGATTGGCGCCAGCAACTAA
- a CDS encoding Protein sprT, producing the protein MHALRDKLAQANLKLGRNYPEPKVVYQQRGTSAGTAWLESYEIRLNPVLMMENQQAFIDEVVPHELAHLLVWKHFGRVAPHGKEWKWMMEAVLGVPARRTHQFELESVRRNTFPYRCQCQQHQLTVRRHNRVVRGEATYRCVKCGEPLVAE; encoded by the coding sequence ATGCACGCTTTGCGGGATAAACTCGCACAAGCCAACCTGAAGCTTGGGCGAAACTATCCTGAACCTAAAGTGGTCTATCAGCAGCGCGGCACTTCGGCAGGCACCGCCTGGCTTGAATCATACGAAATTCGCCTCAATCCGGTACTGATGATGGAAAACCAGCAGGCGTTTATCGACGAAGTGGTCCCGCACGAGTTGGCGCACTTACTGGTGTGGAAACACTTTGGCCGCGTGGCACCGCACGGCAAAGAGTGGAAATGGATGATGGAAGCCGTACTCGGCGTTCCCGCGCGGCGCACGCACCAGTTCGAGCTGGAATCGGTACGACGTAACACCTTCCCCTATCGCTGTCAGTGCCAGCAGCATCAGCTGACTGTTCGCCGTCACAATCGCGTGGTGCGCGGTGAAGCCACCTACCGTTGTGTCAAATGCGGTGAACCACTGGTCGCAGAATAA
- a CDS encoding Endonuclease I precursor, producing the protein MSRNYSSAVALLATVLTGPVLADGINSFSQAKAAGVKVNADAPGDFYCGCKINWQGKKGVVDLESCGYKVRKNENRANRIEWEHVVPAWQFGHQRQCWQDGGRKNCAKDPIYRQIESDMHNLQPAVGEVNGDRANFMYSQWNGGEGQYGQCGMKVDFKEKVAEPPARARGSIARTYFYMRDRYELNLSRQQTQLFNAWDKQYPVTDWECERDSRIAKVQGNHNPYVQRACQAQKS; encoded by the coding sequence ATGTCCCGTAATTATTCTTCCGCTGTCGCTCTGCTGGCGACAGTTCTCACAGGCCCTGTGCTGGCCGACGGTATCAACAGTTTTTCTCAGGCCAAGGCCGCAGGCGTCAAAGTGAACGCCGATGCGCCAGGTGATTTCTATTGCGGCTGCAAAATTAACTGGCAGGGCAAAAAAGGGGTCGTTGACCTCGAATCGTGCGGCTACAAAGTGCGTAAAAACGAAAATCGCGCCAACCGCATCGAATGGGAACACGTAGTTCCGGCATGGCAGTTTGGCCATCAGCGCCAGTGCTGGCAGGACGGCGGGCGTAAAAACTGCGCTAAAGACCCAATCTATCGCCAGATAGAAAGTGACATGCACAACTTGCAACCCGCCGTGGGCGAAGTGAATGGCGACCGCGCCAACTTCATGTACAGCCAGTGGAACGGCGGTGAAGGCCAGTACGGCCAGTGCGGAATGAAGGTCGATTTCAAAGAGAAAGTTGCCGAGCCACCAGCCCGTGCGCGCGGCAGCATCGCTCGCACCTACTTCTATATGCGCGATCGCTACGAGCTGAATCTCTCTCGCCAACAAACCCAGCTTTTTAACGCCTGGGATAAACAGTATCCGGTTACCGACTGGGAATGCGAGCGCGATAGCCGCATCGCCAAAGTTCAGGGGAATCACAACCCGTATGTGCAGCGGGCTTGCCAGGCGCAAAAGAGCTAA
- a CDS encoding Ribosomal RNA small subunit methyltransferase E, translating to MEFLTMRIPRIYHPELIAAGSEIALCDEAANHVGRVLRMGAGQAIQLFDGSNQVFDAEITRADKKSVQVNVLRGEVDDRESPLHIHLGQVMSRGEKMEFTIQKSIELGVSLITPLFSERCGVKLDAERLNKKIQQWQKIAIAACEQCGRNRIPEIRPPMDLEAWCAEEESGLKLNLHPRASASINTLPLPVERVRLLIGPEGGLSTDEIAMTARYQFTDILLGPRVLRTETTALTAITALQVRFGDLG from the coding sequence ATGGAATTTTTGACTATGCGCATCCCTCGCATTTATCACCCGGAATTGATTGCCGCTGGCAGCGAAATTGCTCTCTGTGACGAAGCCGCCAACCACGTTGGTCGCGTACTGCGCATGGGCGCGGGCCAGGCGATACAGCTTTTTGATGGCAGCAATCAGGTTTTCGACGCCGAAATCACCCGCGCCGATAAAAAGAGCGTGCAGGTTAACGTCCTGCGCGGTGAAGTGGATGACCGGGAATCCCCGCTGCACATCCATCTGGGCCAGGTGATGTCGCGCGGCGAAAAGATGGAGTTCACTATCCAGAAATCGATCGAACTGGGTGTAAGCCTCATTACGCCACTTTTTTCTGAACGCTGTGGCGTTAAACTGGATGCTGAACGTCTGAACAAAAAGATTCAGCAGTGGCAGAAGATTGCCATCGCCGCGTGCGAACAGTGCGGTCGCAACCGTATTCCGGAGATCCGCCCGCCGATGGATTTAGAGGCGTGGTGCGCTGAAGAAGAGAGCGGCCTGAAGCTCAATCTTCACCCGCGTGCCAGCGCTAGCATCAACACGCTGCCGCTGCCGGTCGAGCGCGTGCGTTTGCTGATTGGCCCAGAAGGCGGGCTGTCGACAGATGAAATTGCCATGACCGCACGTTATCAATTTACTGATATTCTGTTGGGACCTCGCGTTCTGCGCACTGAGACAACGGCACTCACTGCCATCACCGCACTGCAGGTGCGTTTTGGCGATCTGGGTTGA
- a CDS encoding Glutathione synthetase, which translates to MIKLGIVMDPIASINIKKDSSFAMLLEAQRRGYQLHYMEMADLYLNNGEARARTRIVNVEQNYDKWYEFGSEQDIPLADLDVILMRKDPPFDTEFIYCTYILERAEEKGTLIVNKPQSLRDCNEKLYTAWFSDLTPETLVTRNKAQLKAFWQKHGDIILKPLDGMGGASIFRVKEGDPNLGVIAETLTEHGTRYCMAQNYIPAIVDGDKRVLVVDGEPVPYCLARIPQGGETRGNLAAGGRGEPRPLTDSDWEIARRVGPMLKAKGLIFVGLDIIGDRLTEVNVTSPTCIREIEAEFPVSITGMLMDAIEKRLKQ; encoded by the coding sequence ATGATCAAGCTCGGCATCGTGATGGACCCCATCGCAAGCATTAACATCAAGAAAGATTCCAGCTTCGCTATGCTGCTGGAAGCACAGCGTCGCGGCTACCAGCTCCATTACATGGAAATGGCCGATCTTTACCTGAACAACGGTGAAGCCCGCGCCCGCACGCGCATCGTTAACGTCGAGCAAAATTACGATAAATGGTACGAGTTCGGTTCTGAGCAGGATATTCCGCTTGCCGATCTCGACGTGATCCTGATGCGTAAAGATCCTCCGTTCGACACCGAATTCATCTACTGCACCTATATCCTTGAGCGCGCAGAAGAAAAAGGCACGCTGATCGTTAACAAACCGCAGAGCCTGCGCGACTGTAACGAGAAGCTGTATACCGCCTGGTTCTCCGACCTGACGCCGGAAACACTGGTCACGCGCAACAAAGCGCAGCTGAAAGCCTTCTGGCAGAAGCACGGCGATATCATCCTCAAGCCGCTGGACGGCATGGGCGGCGCGTCGATCTTCCGCGTGAAAGAAGGCGACCCGAACCTCGGTGTGATCGCTGAAACACTGACCGAGCACGGCACCCGCTACTGCATGGCGCAGAACTACATTCCTGCAATCGTGGATGGCGACAAACGCGTGCTGGTGGTCGACGGCGAGCCGGTCCCTTACTGTCTGGCACGTATTCCTCAGGGCGGCGAAACCCGTGGTAATCTGGCTGCCGGTGGCCGTGGCGAACCGCGTCCACTGACCGACAGCGACTGGGAAATTGCCCGCCGCGTTGGCCCAATGCTGAAAGCCAAAGGGCTGATTTTCGTCGGCCTGGATATCATCGGTGATCGCCTGACGGAAGTGAACGTCACCAGCCCGACCTGTATCCGCGAAATAGAAGCTGAGTTCCCGGTATCCATTACCGGCATGCTGATGGACGCGATCGAAAAACGTCTCAAGCAGTAA
- a CDS encoding protein YqgE: MPALQDPIFRRSVVYICEYSEDGAMGIIINKPLENLQIEGILEKLKITPEDRAPEIRLDKPVMLGGPLAEDRGFILHTPPGFSSSIRVSDNTVITTSRDVLETLGTLNQPSEVLVALGYSSWEKGQLEQEILDNAWLTAPADLNILFKTPIADRWREAAKLIGIDIQTMPGVAGHA, from the coding sequence ATGCCTGCTCTCCAGGACCCGATTTTCCGTCGTTCGGTCGTTTATATCTGTGAATACAGCGAAGACGGCGCGATGGGGATTATCATCAACAAACCGCTGGAAAATCTGCAAATCGAGGGCATTCTTGAGAAGCTCAAGATCACCCCGGAAGACCGCGCCCCGGAGATCCGTCTTGATAAGCCGGTGATGCTCGGCGGCCCGCTGGCAGAAGATCGTGGTTTTATCCTGCATACGCCTCCGGGTTTCTCCTCCAGCATTCGCGTCTCCGATAATACGGTTATCACCACCTCGCGCGACGTACTGGAAACGCTGGGGACACTTAATCAGCCTTCCGAAGTGCTGGTCGCGCTGGGCTACTCCTCCTGGGAGAAAGGCCAGCTGGAGCAGGAAATTCTCGACAACGCTTGGCTCACCGCCCCTGCTGACCTGAACATTCTATTTAAAACGCCGATTGCCGACAGATGGCGTGAAGCGGCTAAACTCATTGGTATCGACATCCAGACCATGCCTGGCGTAGCGGGGCACGCATAA
- a CDS encoding Holliday junction resolvase YggF, translated as MSGTLLGFDFGTKSIGVAIGQRITGTARPLTAIKAQDGTPDWTLIERLLKEWQPEAVIVGLPLNMDGTEQPLTARARKFANKIHGRFGVVVKLHDERLSTVEARAGLFEHGGFRALNKGSVDSASAVIILESFFEQGF; from the coding sequence ATGAGCGGAACCCTTCTTGGCTTTGATTTTGGTACCAAAAGTATCGGCGTGGCGATTGGTCAACGCATCACGGGCACCGCACGTCCACTGACGGCGATTAAAGCCCAGGATGGTACGCCTGACTGGACGCTTATCGAACGCCTGCTGAAAGAGTGGCAACCCGAAGCCGTCATCGTCGGCCTGCCGCTCAACATGGACGGTACCGAACAACCGCTCACCGCCCGTGCGCGCAAATTTGCCAATAAGATTCATGGCCGATTTGGTGTCGTCGTCAAACTGCACGATGAGCGTCTGAGCACCGTCGAAGCCCGTGCCGGTTTGTTTGAACATGGCGGATTCCGCGCCCTGAACAAAGGTAGCGTCGATTCGGCGTCGGCGGTGATTATCCTCGAAAGCTTCTTCGAGCAAGGGTTTTAA
- a CDS encoding Twitching motility protein PilT — translation MDMEEIVALSVKHNVSDLHLRSDSPPRWRRLGKLERAPFPAPDVAQLLKTWLNDEQQGAWWANGHVDFAVTLLGGQRLRASAFVHIHGVSLTLRLLPVECPQLSELGAPRAILDLLSSDNGLILVTGATGSGKSTTLAAMVDYLNHHTDGHILTLEDPVEYVYQSKRCLIQQREIGLHCTTFAQALRAALREDPDVILLGELRDSETIRLALTAAETGHLVLATLHTRGASQAIERLVDTFPAEEKDPVRNQLAGSLRAVLAQKLVRDVQGGRVALFEMLVNTPGSANLIREGKTWQLPGVIQTGQQVGMQNFDQSLAERKAQGRL, via the coding sequence ATGGATATGGAAGAAATTGTGGCCCTTAGTGTAAAGCATAATGTCTCGGATCTACACCTGCGCAGCGATTCTCCACCGCGCTGGCGTAGATTAGGCAAACTCGAGCGCGCACCGTTTCCCGCGCCGGATGTCGCGCAGCTGTTAAAAACATGGCTCAATGACGAACAGCAGGGGGCCTGGTGGGCGAACGGGCACGTGGATTTTGCGGTGACTTTGCTCGGTGGCCAGCGCCTGCGTGCCAGCGCGTTTGTGCACATTCATGGCGTCTCGCTGACGTTAAGGCTGCTGCCGGTGGAGTGCCCGCAACTTTCGGAGCTTGGTGCCCCGCGCGCAATCCTCGATCTGCTCTCCAGCGACAATGGCCTGATTCTGGTCACTGGAGCGACCGGCAGCGGTAAATCTACGACGCTGGCAGCGATGGTGGATTATCTCAACCACCACACTGACGGGCATATTCTGACGCTGGAAGATCCGGTGGAGTATGTCTATCAAAGCAAGCGATGCCTGATCCAGCAGCGGGAAATTGGGCTGCACTGCACCACTTTTGCTCAGGCGCTACGGGCGGCGCTACGTGAAGATCCGGATGTCATTTTACTGGGCGAACTACGCGACAGCGAAACCATCCGGCTGGCGCTGACGGCAGCGGAAACCGGGCATCTGGTGCTGGCGACACTGCATACGCGCGGGGCGTCTCAGGCCATTGAACGGCTGGTGGATACCTTTCCGGCGGAAGAGAAAGATCCGGTACGTAACCAGCTGGCAGGAAGTTTGCGCGCCGTGCTGGCACAGAAACTGGTGCGGGATGTGCAGGGCGGGCGCGTGGCGCTTTTCGAAATGCTGGTCAACACACCGGGGTCAGCGAATCTGATTCGTGAGGGGAAAACGTGGCAGTTGCCCGGTGTTATTCAGACCGGGCAGCAGGTGGGGATGCAGAACTTCGACCAAAGCCTTGCCGAGCGCAAAGCGCAGGGAAGGCTTTAG
- a CDS encoding YggS family pyridoxal phosphate enzyme, giving the protein MNDIAHNLAQVRDKISAAATRCGRASEEVSLLAVSKTKPASAIAEAIDAGQRAFGENYVQEGVDKIRYFQQTGKANLEWHFIGPLQSNKSRLVAEHFDWCHTVDRLRIATRLSDQRPADMAPLNVLIQINISDENSKSGITLAELDALAEQVSELPGLTLRGLMAIPAPETSYDRQFAVAQQMAVAFEALKARYTTVDTLSLGMSDDMEAAIAAGSTMVRIGTAIFGARDYTPK; this is encoded by the coding sequence ATGAACGACATTGCGCATAACCTGGCACAGGTCAGGGACAAAATCTCAGCCGCTGCAACGCGTTGCGGCCGTGCTTCAGAAGAAGTTTCGTTGCTTGCAGTGAGTAAAACCAAGCCTGCGAGCGCCATCGCAGAAGCCATCGACGCCGGGCAGCGTGCTTTTGGTGAGAACTACGTTCAGGAGGGTGTGGACAAAATTCGCTATTTCCAGCAAACCGGGAAGGCGAACCTTGAATGGCACTTTATTGGCCCGCTGCAGTCGAACAAAAGTCGGCTGGTCGCGGAGCATTTCGACTGGTGTCATACGGTCGATCGCCTGCGTATCGCCACACGGTTGAGCGATCAACGCCCTGCCGATATGGCGCCGCTTAACGTTCTGATTCAAATCAATATTAGCGATGAGAACAGCAAGTCAGGTATTACTCTGGCTGAACTGGATGCGCTGGCCGAACAGGTGTCTGAACTGCCAGGTCTGACTTTGCGCGGACTGATGGCAATTCCGGCTCCCGAAACAAGTTATGACAGGCAGTTTGCCGTAGCACAGCAAATGGCTGTAGCATTTGAGGCGCTTAAAGCGCGCTACACCACCGTAGACACGCTTTCACTGGGCATGTCGGACGATATGGAAGCCGCCATCGCGGCAGGCAGCACTATGGTGCGCATCGGCACAGCTATTTTCGGTGCGCGCGATTACACCCCAAAATAA
- a CDS encoding Integral membrane protein YggT, involved in response to extracytoplasmic stress (osmotic shock) — translation MKTLTFLLSTVIELYTMALLLRVWMQWARCDFYNPFSQFVVKITQPVIGPLRRVIPPMGPIDSASLLVAFVLSIIKAIVLFMVVTFQPIIWIAAVLILLKTIGLLIFWVLLVMAVMSWVSRGRSPVEYAMIQLTEPLLRPIRNLLPAMGGIDFSPMILVLLLYVLNMGIAELLQSTGNMLLPGLWMAL, via the coding sequence ATGAAGACGTTGACTTTCCTGCTCTCAACGGTCATTGAGCTGTATACGATGGCGCTGCTGTTACGCGTCTGGATGCAGTGGGCCCGCTGTGATTTTTATAACCCCTTCTCACAGTTTGTCGTGAAAATCACGCAGCCTGTGATTGGGCCGCTGCGCCGCGTTATTCCACCGATGGGGCCGATCGACAGCGCTTCTCTGCTGGTGGCGTTTGTGCTCAGTATTATTAAAGCCATCGTGCTGTTTATGGTGGTCACCTTCCAGCCGATCATCTGGATCGCAGCGGTGCTAATTCTGCTGAAAACCATCGGTCTGCTGATCTTCTGGGTTCTGCTGGTGATGGCGGTGATGAGCTGGGTGAGCCGTGGCCGTAGTCCGGTCGAATACGCCATGATTCAGCTGACGGAGCCGCTCCTGCGCCCGATCCGCAATCTGCTGCCAGCGATGGGCGGGATCGATTTTTCGCCGATGATTTTGGTTCTGCTGCTGTATGTCCTGAACATGGGCATCGCTGAACTGTTACAGTCAACGGGCAACATGCTGCTGCCGGGGCTGTGGATGGCGCTATGA
- a CDS encoding Nucleoside 5-triphosphatase RdgB (dHAPTP, dITP, XTP-specific) — translation MQKVVLATGNAGKVRELASLLNDFGLDVVAQTELGVDSAEETGLTFIENAILKARHAAQVTGLPAIADDSGLAVDALGGAPGIYSARYSGVDATDQQNLEKLLETLKDVPDAQRQAQFHCVLVYMRHAEDPTPIVCHGSWPGVIARESAGNGGFGYDPIFFVPSEGKTAAELTREEKSAISHRGRALKLLLEALRNG, via the coding sequence ATGCAGAAAGTTGTTCTCGCCACCGGTAACGCCGGCAAAGTGCGCGAGCTGGCCTCGCTATTGAATGATTTTGGTCTGGACGTGGTCGCGCAGACCGAGCTGGGCGTGGATTCGGCGGAAGAGACTGGCCTGACGTTTATCGAAAATGCGATCCTGAAAGCGCGTCACGCGGCGCAGGTTACCGGTCTTCCGGCGATTGCGGATGATTCCGGGCTGGCGGTCGATGCCCTGGGCGGCGCTCCGGGAATTTACTCTGCACGTTACTCCGGCGTGGATGCGACCGATCAGCAAAACCTGGAAAAGCTGCTGGAAACCCTGAAAGACGTACCGGACGCGCAGCGTCAGGCACAGTTCCACTGCGTGCTGGTCTATATGCGTCATGCAGAAGACCCGACGCCGATTGTCTGCCACGGCAGCTGGCCGGGCGTGATTGCTCGCGAATCGGCGGGTAACGGCGGCTTTGGCTACGATCCGATTTTCTTTGTCCCGTCTGAGGGCAAAACCGCTGCGGAGTTAACCCGCGAAGAAAAAAGCGCGATTTCCCATCGTGGACGCGCGTTGAAACTGTTACTGGAAGCATTACGTAATGGCTAA
- a CDS encoding Radical SAM family enzyme, coproporphyrinogen III oxidase, oxygen-independent — protein MANLPPLSLYIHIPWCVQKCPYCDFNSHALKGEVPHDDYVQHLLTDLDADVPYAQGREVKTIFIGGGTPSLLSGPAMQTLLDGVRARLNLAADAEITMEANPGTVEADRFVEYQRAGVNRISIGVQSFSEPKLKRLGRIHGPEEAKRAAHLATGLGLRSFNLDLMHGLPDQSLEEALDDLRQAIELNPPHLSWYQLTIEPNTLFGSRPPVLPDDDALWDIFEQGHQLLTAAGYQQYETSAYAKPGYQCQHNLNYWRFGDYLGIGCGAHGKVTFPDGRILRTAKTRHPRGYMEGRYLERQHDVEVEDKPFEFFMNRFRLLEAAPRAEFALYTGLPQSVIRPQIDEALAKGYLTECDAFWQITEHGKLFLNSLLELFLAEES, from the coding sequence ATGGCTAATTTGCCACCTCTGAGTCTTTATATTCACATCCCGTGGTGCGTGCAGAAATGTCCGTACTGCGATTTCAATTCGCACGCGCTGAAAGGCGAAGTGCCGCATGACGACTACGTTCAGCATCTGTTAACCGATCTGGATGCCGACGTACCTTACGCACAGGGACGTGAAGTTAAGACCATATTTATTGGTGGCGGTACGCCGAGCCTGCTCTCTGGCCCGGCGATGCAGACGCTGCTGGACGGCGTGCGTGCGCGTCTGAATCTGGCAGCCGATGCGGAAATTACGATGGAAGCCAATCCTGGCACCGTTGAGGCCGACCGTTTTGTCGAGTATCAGCGCGCCGGGGTGAACCGTATTTCGATTGGCGTCCAGAGTTTTAGCGAACCCAAGCTCAAGCGTCTGGGGCGCATTCACGGCCCGGAAGAGGCGAAACGCGCGGCCCATTTGGCGACGGGTCTTGGACTGCGCAGTTTTAACCTCGATCTGATGCACGGCCTGCCGGATCAATCACTGGAAGAGGCGCTGGATGATTTGCGTCAAGCCATTGAGCTGAACCCGCCGCATCTCTCCTGGTACCAGTTGACGATCGAGCCGAACACGCTGTTTGGTTCGCGTCCGCCGGTCCTGCCCGACGACGATGCGCTGTGGGATATTTTTGAGCAAGGCCATCAGTTGCTGACGGCTGCGGGTTATCAGCAGTATGAAACTTCCGCCTACGCGAAGCCGGGCTACCAGTGTCAGCACAATCTGAACTACTGGCGTTTTGGCGATTATTTAGGGATTGGCTGCGGCGCACACGGCAAAGTGACCTTCCCCGACGGGCGCATTCTGCGTACCGCCAAAACCCGTCATCCGCGCGGGTATATGGAAGGACGTTATCTGGAGCGTCAGCACGACGTGGAAGTGGAGGATAAACCGTTCGAGTTCTTCATGAACCGCTTCCGCCTTCTGGAAGCCGCCCCGCGTGCGGAATTTGCGCTTTACACCGGCTTGCCACAATCGGTGATTCGCCCGCAGATTGATGAAGCGCTGGCGAAGGGGTATCTGACGGAGTGCGACGCGTTCTGGCAGATCACCGAACACGGCAAGCTGTTCCTCAACTCCTTGCTTGAGCTGTTCCTCGCCGAAGAGTCCTGA